One Magnolia sinica isolate HGM2019 chromosome 2, MsV1, whole genome shotgun sequence genomic window, GATTAATGGTCACAGATGTAGTCACCACCACTACATATGAGGTGGGATCTAATAGAGACACCTGCACATGAAAATGGGGGTATTATGGTCTGTAAAAAAATAGATTTAGATAATCATTACATATTTATGTTACCATATTGTGGTAATTTGTAAAACAAACAGCCCTTTAGGTACTCATATCCTACAAACTCTTTAACTTGCCATACTCAATACTCGCCACCCTTCTTAGGTAACAGAGACATTTTGGCTGAGATTCTTCAAAATGTGGTTTGGATGTGAGCAGGGTTCACCAAGCATATTTGACAAGCTTGGTGTATATGGCGGCACAAAAATGGAGCCCCCATATTAAGTGGATTTGCATAACCACGTTTTGGTGCATTAGGatcctttttcttctttggttTTTTCCTTTGAACCATCTTCATCTCCATTCTTGGATTTCCTCTTAAAAGAAGATGCCTCAGGAGCAACGGCTTCTTTCTTAGTTTCCTTCTTGAGAGGCTTCTGAaatgggaagaaaagagaaagaagtatTAACTTTCATGGCTAGACATTGATGAGAAAGCTATAGTATGTAATTAAAAGCACCAAAACATTCTAAAACAGCAATGGTGATTACATAAATTGCCATGTCAAAATCAAGTATCAGAACTTTCTAGTTACCCAACTTCTATTGAAACAAGGTAAGGAGTAAAAACAAGGGAGTTGATGTAGTTTACTTCTTTGTCATCACCACTTTCACTAGCATCTGATTCTTCATCTCCAGAATCATCAGTAGGAGAGCCTCCATCATCCTTCTCCACAACAAAATCTTCATCCTGAATTTAATGAATCCATGAAAGCTATCATTAAGTACCCATATTTCATATGGGATAAAATGATACAGTGATCACCGACGACTCAGAGTACCTCTTCATCACTTTCCTCACCACCCGCTTCATTTTTAATCCATTCAAGATGTGGATCTACAGCATCATCATCAGCAGCCTGAAGAGCATCTTCAACACCATTAGTCTGCCGTTGGCTTGCTCCAAAGTTCATAATTTTCAACCCTTTTCCACCGTGAAGAGCAAATAGGGCATGGTCTAAACAAAGCGGAAcgatagtttaaaaaaaaaaaaactcaactcgATGTTCAGCTGTGGAACCATACTTACAAAGATAAAAATGATTGTTAAACATTTTTGTGTCCCCAAGCTGATGAAAGTAGGAAATTGAAGTTGGTTTTTATTCCATAGGACTGACTGCATGCAACAGTGAACAAGGCCATGGAAGTTTCGATGTACCTTTGATGTTATTATCAACATTGTGTATTATTTGCGTCCCATATTCATAAGTCAAGCTTGTTGTAGGTTGATGACTTAGCCAAATAGGATCATATGAATGGAGTCTCTCCCTCAGGGTATGGAGAAAGTGAGAAGCTACAAGTTATACAACAAGTGATTAGTTGCATAAGCAACTGGGCAAGCCTCATAAGAATCTCAAACTATTCTAGGGATGATTTCATCTGGTATATACTCTAGCAATTGGGCAAGCCTCATAAGAAGTGTTACAAACCTAATATTCTTAAATTACAGGTTTGTAATTTTTGTAAAATAATAACAAGATATAGCCTTCAACATGAACCAATATTAAGATAATAACTATCATGTCTTATCTGAAATGTGAAATTTGCAAACAATTAAAGATCTCACGCATGAAATGCCAAACAATTTAATCACCTTATTTGCAATCCacatgaactttggatctgcttcattttagggcttatgctcaaaaatgatctggcaaaaggGATGAACAGGGTGTACAAAACACATGcaacacagtggaccccacagttccTACCACAATGCAAGATTGGGAGATCTGCTTCCCATTCATTTGAGGGTCTGCATTCACATATGAAAAACTCAGTCAGTAAACAATCTTTCACAATTTCAGAGAGATAAACATTGAGAGGATGTGATTTATAAACATTGTGCATTTTTATGAACATGAGACCAAATCAGCATTACATAAGGTCAAACCTAGAAAACTTTGGTGTAAATTTTGTCACACTCCGCATGAACCCAAACTTTACATGAATCACAACATACTTATTTTTATTGAACGATACCAAGTAATAGTGTcatgaataatatatatatatatatatatatatgaaaaggaaGGAATCAAAATCTGTGTAGAGATCATAAGGTCTCACCCAACTACCACCATCATAATGATGCCAAATCTTCTTGCATATGCCACAATATTTCTTTGATTTCAATAACTGTAATGACAATGCAATATGAAATCATGAATAATAGACATAATCAAGAATACAATTCAAAATAGCAATAAAAATCAAAGTGTTGTACTCAAAAGTTATATTTGAAGTACTCTAGTTAAGGTATGAAATACAAACCCTGGTATAATATTTACATAGTAACTGGCCTTCAGGCACCACAGTCTTCACAACATTGATCCAATTTGTTTTTCTAAAGTACAACCTACacagaaaaactaaaataaattagCTCCCTATCGAATACTACTCACAATTGAATGGGCAAACCTAAGTATAAAGCAGAAAGATAATGCCCATGACATATGCTCGATCTCCTAGAATCTACAAGCCTCTTGAACTCGACATATTCAATCTGGATAGGGAATGAGTCAAGAACAAACCACACCACTCTCTAAATAAGATGGCATGTCTCATATGCACAACCGCAAACAGGCATGCTCACGATGCACATCAAAAGAGTTAATTTGCATAGGAATGATAGTAATTTTAGGGAAATATACCTCCTCATGGGAAATGAGAGTAGAAGGCTTGGGTAGAAAGAAGCTTTTCTCGAGTGGATAAAGAACTCCATCTTCGGCTTATAATGATGAATTAACTGCATATCCATCTTGACAACTACAGAATTT contains:
- the LOC131229334 gene encoding FACT complex subunit SSRP1-A-like — translated: MNFGASQRQTNGVEDALQAADDDAVDPHLEWIKNEAGGEESDEEDEDFVVEKDDGGSPTDDSGDEESDASESGDDKEVNYINSLVFTPYLVSIEVG